The following are from one region of the Chanos chanos chromosome 10, fChaCha1.1, whole genome shotgun sequence genome:
- the LOC115823195 gene encoding cathepsin L1-like, whose translation MKLLIFAAAVVTVVSAASLSLEDLEFHAWKMKFGKIYRSSEEEAQRKLTWLSNRRQVLVHNMLADQGIKSYRLGMTYFADMDNQEYRETVSKGCLLPFNRTKSRSAVTFLRQAGGAQLPKDVDWRDKGFVTSVKDQKDCGSCWAFSATGALEGQTFRKTGKLVSLSEQQLVDCSGDYGNMGCGGGWMDDAFKYVKDNGGLDTEDSYPYEAQDGECRYDPSHIGATCTGYVDITRGDESALQEAVANIGPVSVAIDAGHASFQLYESGIYDEPDCSSSELDHGVLAVGYSSEDGKDYWLVKNSWGLDWGERGYIKMIRNKHNQCGIATSASYPLV comes from the exons ATGAAGCTGTTGATTTTTGCCGCGGCTGTGGTGACAGTGGTGAGTGCTGCCAGCCTCTCGTTGGAGGATCTGGAGTTTCATGCCTGGAAGATGAAGTTTG GGAAAATCTACAGGTCTTCGGAGGAGGAGGCCCAGCGAAAACTCACCTGGCTCTCAAACCGGCGTCAGGTTCTGGTCCATAACATGCTGGCAGACCAGGGCATCAAGAGCTACCGTCTGGGCATGACCTACTTTGCTGACATG GACAACCAGgagtacagagagacagtctcCAAGGGATGCTTGCTGCCCTTCAACAGAACTAAATCCCGCAGTGCCGTCACATTCCTCCGCCAGGCAGGGGGAGCTCAGCTGCCCAAAGATGTGGACTGGAGGGACAAAGGCTTCGTAACTAGTGTCAAAGATCAGAAAGACTGCGGATCCTGTTGGGCCTTCAGTGCG ACGGGAGCTTTGGAAGGTCAGACATTCAGGAAAACTGGGAAGCTGGTGTCTCTGAGCGAGCAGCAGCTGGTGGATTGCTCTGGAGATTATGGGAACATGGGATGCGGCGGTGGCTGGATGGATGATGCCTTTAAGTATGTCAAAGATAACGGAGGCTTAGACACGGAGGATTCCTATCCCTATGAAGCCCAG GATGGGGAGTGCCGCTATGACCCAAGTCATATTGGAGCCACCTGCACAGGTTATGTGGATATCACCAGAGGTGATGAGAGTGCCCTGCAGGAGGCTGTGGCCAATATTGGACCTGTTTCAGTGGCTATTGATGCTGGCCACGCTTCCTTCCAGCTCTATGAATCAG GTATCTATGATGAGCCAGATTGCAGCAGCAGTGAACTTGACCATGGTGTGCTGGCTGTGGGATACAGCAGTGAGGATGGAAAGGACTACTGGCTGGTGAAGAACAG TTGGGGCCTTGACTGGGGAGAGAGGGGATACATCAAGATGATCAGGAACAAACATAATCAGTGTGGCATTGCTACATCTGCCAGCTACCCTCTGGTTTAA
- the vgll2b gene encoding transcription cofactor vestigial-like protein 2b, producing MSCLDVMYPAYGHYTPYAPAASAFISSLPTSTGLRSPLSRSRDLMESAGTPRCSEGVPVSGVGSGGPSPSSTYPSTAQLENSPKAKHEAGEAEYLNSRCVLFTYYQGDISTVVDEHFSRALSSYMEGEGKRRPSDRSTDTPSPSSRRSFPPSFWDSNYPSPPSRPHCDPGAPTYSMDPYAQALHPGLPHPHPHPSESWGYPQSQAYGPPRPLHELYSPPGLETHYSPLLMPTVRPPHLPTLPGHYDVGKLEPTATWPGLLPPGDVAQTLALNMDPGLQHHKKGKELYWF from the exons ATGAGTTGTCTGGATGTTATGTACCCAGCCTATGGACATTACACACCGTACGCGCCCGCTGCCTCCGCGTTCATCAGCAGTTTACCG ACTTCTACTGGTCTCAGAAGCCCTTTGTCTCGCTCCAGGGATTTGATGGAGAGTGCGGGGACACCACGGTGCTCAGAGGGTGTCCCGGTCAGCGGGGTGGGCTCAGGGGGTCCGTCACCCTCCTCCACATACCCCTCAACTGCACAGTTGGAGAACAGTCCAAAAGCGAAGCATGAAGCAGGGGAGGCAGAGTACCTGAACTCACGCTGTGTCCTCTTTACCTACTACCAGGGTGACATTAGTACAGTGGTGGATGAACATTTCTCTAGAGCCCTCAGCTCCTACATGGAGGGAGAGGGTAAGAGGAGGCCCAGTGACCGCAGCACAG ACACTCCATCTCCAAGCAGTCGGCGAAGTTTCCCTCCGTCTTTCTGGGACAGTAATTATCCTTCACCCCCAAGTCGGCCTCATTGCGACCCAGGAGCTCCTACGTACTCCATGGACCCCTATGCTCAAGCTTTGCATCCAGGTCTTCCACACCCCCATCCACACCCCTCTGAATCCTGGGGCTACCCCCAGAGCCAGGCCTACGGGCCTCCCCGACCTCTCCATGAACTGTACTCTCCTCCTGGACTGGAGACCCACTACAGTCCTCTGCTAATGCCAACTGTCCGGCCTCCCCACTTGCCAACCCTCCCTGGGCACTACGACGTAGGGAAGCTGGAACCCACGGCCACGTGGCCAGGACTACTACCCCCTGGGGATGTTGCCCAGACCCTGGCCCTTAACATGGACCCAG GCCTGCAGCACCACAAGAAAGGAAAGGAGCTCTACTGGTTTTAA